A region of Anolis sagrei isolate rAnoSag1 chromosome 2, rAnoSag1.mat, whole genome shotgun sequence DNA encodes the following proteins:
- the TARS1 gene encoding threonine--tRNA ligase 1, cytoplasmic: MEAEAQVAVAGEKKKEPGKKKCKEETGNGGCAELNPWPEFINQRLEMYHKLKAEHDALLAERAAKESHPIKVTLPDGKQVDAESWKTTPYQIACGISQGLADNTVIARVDKVVWDLDRPLEKDCTLELLKFDDEEAQAVYWHSSAHIMGEAMERIYGGCLCYGPPIENGFYYDMFVENGCVSSNDFPALESLCKKIMKEKQVFERLEVKKETLLEMFKYNQFKCRILNEKVTTPTTTVYRCGPLIDLCRGPHVRHTGKIKALKVHKNSSTYWEGKSDMESLQRIYGISFPDAKMLKEWEKFQEEAKNRDHRKIGRDQELFFFHELSPGSCFFLPKGAYIYNTLIEFIRSEYRKRGFQEVVSPNVYNSKLWVTSGHWQHYSDNMFSFEVEKEIFALKPMNCPGHCLMFDHRPRSWRELPLRLADFGVLHRNELSGTLTGLTRVRRFQQDDAHIFCAMEQIEGEIKNCLEFLRAVYDVFGFSFKLNLSTRPEKYLGDIKVWNQAEKQLENSLNDFGEKWELNPGDGAFYGPKIDIQIKDAIGRYHQCATIQLDFQLPIRFNLTYVSHDGNDKNRPVIIHRAILGSVERMIAILTENYGGKWPLWLSPQQVMVVPVGPTCDEYAQKVKQQFHDAGLMADVDVDPGCTLNKKIRNAQLAQYNFILVIGEKEKASGTVNIRTRDNKVHGERTVAETVERLQQLKRSRSRNAEEEF; this comes from the exons TTGAATCCCTGGCCAGAATTTATTAACCAGCGCTTAGAAATGTACCATAAACTGAAAGCAGAGCATGATGCGCTTCTGGCAGAACGCGCTGCTAAAGAAAGCCACCCCATTAAAGTTACTTTACCGGATGGCAAGCAAGTCGATGCTGAGTCCTGGAAGACAACGCCATACCAAATTGCCTGTGGCATCAG TCAAGGTTTGGCAGACAACACCGTGATTGCTCGAGTGGACAAAGTGGTTTGGGATCTAGATCGTCCTTTGGAGAAAGATTGTACCTTGGAACTCCTAAAGTTTGATGACGAAGAAGCACAAGCG GTATATTGGCATTCAAGTGCCCACATAATGGGTGAAGCCATGGAAAGAATATATGGCGGTTGTTTGTGTTACGGTCCACCAATAGAGAATGGATTTTATTACGATATGTTTGTGGAAAATGG GTGTGTCTCTAGCAATGATTTTCCTGCTCTAGAATCATTGTGCAAGAAAATTATGAAGGAAAAGCAAGTTTTTGAGCGACTAGAAGTTAAGAAAGAAACGTTACTTGAAATGTTTAAG TACAACCAGTTCAAATGTCGGATCTTGAATGAAAAAGTCACAACTCCAACCACTACTGTATACAG GTGTGGCCCTTTGATTGATCTTTGCAGGGGACCTCATGTAAGGCATACTGGGAAAATAAAGGCATTAAAAGTTCATAAG AATTCCTCAACATATTGGGAAGGGAAATCCGATATGGAAAGCTTGCAGAGAATTTATGGAATTTCATTCCCAGATGCAAAAATGCTAAAAGAGTGGGAGAAGTTTCAAGAGGAGGCAAAGAACAGAGATCACAGAAAAATTGGACGG GATCAAGAATTGTTTTTCTTCCATGAGCTGAGTCCTGGCAGctgtttttttcttccaaagggaGCTTATATTTACAATACACTGATAGAATTTATCAGG AGTGAATATCGAAAGCGAGGATTCCAGGAAGTTGTTTCTCCCAATGTCTACAACAGCAAGCTTTGGGTGACATCTGGGCACTGGCAGCACTACAGTGACAACATGTTTTCCTTTGAGGTGGAGAAAGAAATCTTTGCACTGAAGCCAATGAACTGCCCTGGACATTG CCTCATGTTTGATCACCGACCAAGATCCTGGAGGGAGTTGCCTCTGCGATTGGCTGACTTTGGAGTTCTGCACCGTAATGAACTGTCGGGGACACTTACAGGGCTCACCAGAGTGAGGCGGTTCCAGCAGGATGATGCACATATATTCTGTGCCATGGAACAG ATTGAAGGGGAGATAAAAAACTGTCTGGAATTTTTGCGTGCGGTGTATGATGTGTTTGGATTTTCTTTCAAACTCAATCTCTCCACCCGTCCAGAAAAATACCTTGGAGACATTAAAGTGTGGAATCAAGCTGAGAAG CAACTTGAAAATAGCCTGAATGACTTTGGTGAAAAGTGGGAATTGAATCCTGGGGATGGTGCTTTCTATGGACCAAAG ATTGACATTCAGATTAAAGATGCCATTGGACGATACCATCAATGTGCTACAATTCAGTTAGATTTCCAGCTTCCAATAAGATTTAATCTCACATATGtgag TCATGATGGTAATGACAAAAACAGGCCCGTCATTATACACCGTGCCATTCTGGGATCTGTGGAGAGGATGATCGCAATCCTGACAGAAAACTATGGCGGCAAATG GCCACTCTGGTTGTCTCCTCAGCAAGTAATGGTGGTACCAGTTGGACCAACATGTGATGAATATGCACAGAAG GTGAAGCAGCAGTTCCATGATGCTGGGTTAATGGCAGATGTTGATGTGGACCCCGGCTGTACTCTGAACAAGAAGATAAGAAATGCTCAGCTTGCACAGTACAACTTCATTTTAG TAATTGGCGAAAAAGAGAAGGCAAGTGGAACGGTTAATATCCGCACGAGAGATAACAAGGTTCATGGTGAACGTACTGTGGCTGAAACggtggagaggctgcagcagttgaAGCGCTCACGCTCAAGAAATGCTGAAGAGGAGTTTTAA